One genomic window of Gracilinema caldarium DSM 7334 includes the following:
- a CDS encoding iron-containing alcohol dehydrogenase, which produces MPDISIKLDPRIIIGPDTVNRLGSVCAEYASRVVLVTEQVLYENKIIDRVVQVLEDSQVETIVFDEIPPQATAEIAEMVAELARGGRCGAIIGLGGIKTQAIGRLASMLKEAGAYLFDLLEGSVPVWKCLPYIAVPTSGRDPFLFSDRFIAVDPRDRSVKVVHTPAGLCVAAIIDSGVSELLSDKFAATVAFDGLCVAIESYCSTKANFLSDAILEQAIASYGHILDSFAENRTFDLIGSSSHAGFLTALGSAVSAPGIGTALAYALNGRFPVAKSWCSTVLLPHIMERLVPSRPEKLARVAELLREPVEGVPRAEAANLAIDGVRRRMGVLSVPGRLKDFNLILDRLVPVAETARNLDFIAYSPRPITNDEAYDILKQAF; this is translated from the coding sequence ATGCCAGACATTTCTATTAAGCTCGATCCCAGAATCATTATTGGTCCTGATACGGTAAATCGATTAGGAAGTGTCTGTGCAGAGTATGCTAGCAGGGTTGTACTTGTTACTGAACAGGTATTATACGAAAATAAAATTATTGACCGGGTTGTACAGGTTCTCGAAGATTCTCAGGTAGAAACCATTGTGTTTGATGAAATTCCTCCTCAGGCAACAGCTGAAATTGCAGAAATGGTAGCTGAGCTTGCCCGTGGAGGCCGTTGTGGTGCAATTATTGGGCTTGGGGGTATAAAAACCCAAGCAATAGGTCGTCTTGCTTCTATGCTCAAGGAGGCGGGAGCCTATCTTTTCGATCTCCTTGAAGGTTCTGTGCCTGTCTGGAAATGTCTCCCCTACATCGCTGTTCCTACCAGCGGGAGAGATCCTTTTCTTTTTTCAGACAGATTTATTGCCGTAGATCCGCGGGATAGATCTGTTAAGGTGGTACATACTCCAGCTGGTCTTTGCGTGGCTGCAATTATCGATAGTGGTGTTTCAGAGCTTCTTTCAGATAAATTTGCAGCTACCGTAGCCTTTGATGGCCTTTGTGTGGCGATCGAGTCCTATTGTTCTACGAAAGCTAATTTTCTGTCAGATGCTATCTTGGAGCAGGCTATTGCATCTTATGGTCATATTTTGGATTCATTTGCTGAAAACAGAACCTTTGACCTCATTGGAAGTTCTTCTCATGCGGGGTTCTTAACAGCTTTGGGTTCTGCTGTAAGTGCTCCTGGTATAGGTACCGCCCTCGCCTATGCATTAAATGGCCGCTTTCCTGTGGCAAAATCCTGGTGTTCTACTGTATTGTTACCCCATATTATGGAACGACTAGTTCCATCACGACCAGAAAAATTGGCTCGGGTAGCGGAATTGCTTAGAGAACCTGTGGAGGGAGTTCCTCGGGCAGAAGCTGCAAATCTTGCAATAGATGGGGTTCGAAGGCGTATGGGTGTTTTATCAGTTCCTGGACGGTTAAAGGATTTTAATTTAATTCTTGATAGACTTGTTCCAGTAGCAGAAACCGCCCGTAATCTTGATTTCATTGCCTATTCACCTCGTCCTATAACTAATGATGAAGCCTATGATATATTAAAACAGGCTTTTTAG
- a CDS encoding TrmH family RNA methyltransferase has translation MISLEKLNKLPRHQRLRKIEKILTQYEYQLVGKPLSSEFLSKAYIVGVTQVISEDNEFDELMRAYLLQQTHELQQTEDERGPINRLRHFLLSQFGKTVADWDFIDEEGNLCRTSKQYLPGVQVFLEDIRSPFNVGAIFRTAECFGVEKVYLSPFCADPLHPRAERSAMGCVSIVPWERISLDSLEFPVFALETGGTPLDRFVFPEKAIMIVGSEELGISSEALSRADASLGRVSIPTIGAKGSLNVAVAFGIAMQNWMHFLCLKN, from the coding sequence ATGATTTCTCTCGAAAAACTCAATAAATTACCACGACATCAGCGTTTACGTAAAATTGAAAAAATCCTCACCCAATATGAATATCAACTTGTAGGAAAGCCTTTAAGCTCTGAGTTCTTATCAAAAGCGTATATTGTTGGTGTGACTCAAGTTATAAGCGAAGATAATGAATTTGATGAATTGATGAGGGCATATCTTTTACAACAAACTCATGAATTGCAACAGACAGAGGATGAACGAGGACCGATTAACAGACTACGACATTTTTTATTATCTCAGTTTGGTAAAACGGTTGCAGATTGGGATTTTATAGATGAAGAAGGTAATCTTTGTAGGACATCAAAACAATATCTGCCAGGTGTACAGGTGTTTCTTGAAGATATACGCTCTCCCTTTAATGTGGGTGCTATTTTTAGAACCGCTGAATGTTTTGGTGTAGAAAAAGTGTATCTTTCTCCTTTTTGTGCGGACCCGCTACATCCAAGGGCTGAACGAAGTGCCATGGGCTGTGTCAGTATTGTACCTTGGGAACGAATATCGTTAGACAGTTTGGAATTTCCGGTATTTGCCCTTGAAACTGGTGGGACACCTTTAGATAGATTTGTTTTTCCTGAAAAGGCTATAATGATTGTTGGATCTGAAGAACTGGGAATTTCTTCGGAAGCATTAAGTAGAGCCGATGCATCTCTTGGCAGGGTGAGTATACCTACAATTGGTGCAAAGGGGTCACTCAATGTAGCGGTGGCCTTTGGTATAGCAATGCAAAATTGGATGCACTTTCTATGCTTGAAAAACTAG